One window of Perca flavescens isolate YP-PL-M2 chromosome 15, PFLA_1.0, whole genome shotgun sequence genomic DNA carries:
- the gh1 gene encoding somatotropin — translation MERAVLLLSLLSLGVSSQPITDGQRLFSIAVSRVQHLHLLAQRIFSEFESSLQTEEQRQLNKIFLQDFCNSDYIISPIDKHETQRSSVLKLLSISYRLVESWEFPSRSLSGGSVSRNQISPKLSELKTGILLLIKASEDGAELFPDSSALQLAPYGNYYQSLSTDESLRRTYELLACFKKDMHKVETYLTVAKCRLSPEANCTL, via the exons ATGGAAAGAG ctGTCCTCCTGCTGTCACTGCTGTCTTTGGGCGTGTCCTCTCAGCCAATCACCGACGGCCAGCGTCTGTTCTCCATTGCTGTCAGCAGAGTTCAGCACCTCCACCTGCTCGCTCAGAGAATCTTCTCAGAATTT GAGAGCTCTCTGCAGACGGAGGAGCAGCGTCAACTCAACAAAATCTTCCTACAGGATTTCTGCAACTCTGATTACATCATCAGCCCCATCGACAAACACGAGACACAACGCAGCTCT GTGTTGAAGCTGTTGTCCATCTCCTATCGTTTGGTCGAGTCCTGGGAGTTTCCGAGTCGTTCTCTATCTGGAGGTTCAGTTTCCAGAAACCAGATTTCCCCCAAACTGTCGGAACTGAAGACAGGAATCCTGCTGCTCatcaag GCCAGCGAGGATGGCGCCGAGCTTTTCCCCGACAGCTCGGCTCTGCAGCTGGCGCCGTATGGAAACTATTACCAAAGTCTGAGCACTGACGAGTCACTGCGCAGAACCTATGAACTGCTGGCCTGCTTCAAGAAAGACATGCACAAG GTGGAGACGTACCTGACGGTGGCGAAATGTCGACTCTCTCCAGAAGCTAACTGCACCCTGTAG